The Psychrobacillus sp. FSL K6-2836 nucleotide sequence TCTATGCTTAAGGTGTATAGTCTACTCCTTTTGAATATTTATTTCCAGCATTCCATAATAAATATTCTTTTATACCCGCTTCATTTAATGCCTTAATCTGAGCCTCTACTTCCTCTTTCCCGTATTGTTGATAATTGCCTGCTCCTAAATATGAAGCAGTAAAATCTTGTAGCCATGGTCTAGACACAGGAGGATTTTCAAGCTCTGCTAGTTTTGCATTTTCAACTTTTGCGTATTCCTGAACTAATCTATATGGTTCTAAATCTGGCTTAGAAATTCCAAAGTAAGAAGTCCAGTGACTTGGGTAGATCATGGAGGAAATAACATCTACATTTTCAGAGATTTTACTGAAGTTTTGTCCAATTCCTGGTGCTTCAGGCAATGTAGCTGAATAACCAAAAATATCAACCGAAACCTTCGCACCATATGGTTTAAGTTTTTCCTTGGCATAAGCTACAAAATCCGTAACCGCTGAAACCCTACGTTGAACGAAATCTAACTCTGACGTTTTATATTCACCCATTGAGTATTTTAGAGTGTTTTCTCTTTTTTCAAAGCCTTCGGGGAAACGAACATAGTCAAATTGAATTTCTTTAAAGCCCATTTTAGCAGCCTCGATAGCAATTTCTACATTATAGTCCCATACCTCTTGCATAAATGGATTGACGAATGCTTCACCTCGTCCATTTTTCCATACCGATGTACCTTCTACAAATGACCATTCTGGCTTTGTTTCTGCAAGCTCAGTATCCTTGAAGACAACGATACGAGCTATTGGATAAATCTTCTTTTCTTCCATTGTCTTTAACATTGCTTGCGTGTCTTTTATGTATGGCTTTCCAATATTATATTTTGCCAATGAAGAATCCTCTTTGGGGATGTAAGTAAGATTTCCAAAATCATCTTTAAGATCAATAACCATCGCGTTTAAGTCTGTGTTATCCATTAAATTCAACAAGTCATTAAACCGTTCTCCTCCTGCAGAATGTCCGGTTACATATACACCTCTTACGGCATCTGGATATTCAAATGTAAATCCAGAGTCATATACAAATAATTTGGAGGAAGACACTATTGTTTCATCTATTGCTTGAAAGCTAAATTCTTTAGTGGAAAAGTCCTTTGAAAACAAAGTGGTTTCCGCCTTACCCGTACCCGGGAGTAATATAGTCATCGCAATAGATGCTGAAGCTATTACTCTAAGTTGTTTTTTCATATATTAAAAATTCCTTTCCTCTAAGTCCTTTTATTCTAACAATTCATGCATATGAATAATAGTGCCATTAGGCCAAAATAAGTTAGATAACTAGAAATATAAAGTCCACTCTTTATGTACCCATAAATACATGTTTTAAATCTTTTCGGTAATCCATTATGGCTATTTGTTTCCATTGTTAAATTGATATTAAGAAAAATCAGGCAAAAGACATGCCCGGTCAATTAAGGTCAAAACCTGTTTCCATCGTTTTCGAAGTGCTTTGGACAGACTTGTTGCTATATTATTTCCGATTGATTTTTTAAGATGCTGGTCGTGACTGACATCACGACCAGCATCTATTTTCTCGGTAATTTTATGGCTTTCGTCTGTTCGTCGCCCTTCTATAACTCTTAGAAACAGGTAAGTACGTTTTTGGATAACTAGAGAAAAGCTATTGTCCTATTCATAGAGTAAGCTCTCGAAGATGCAATTTCATTCGCTATTCCACTTCTGTATGAGTCAAACACTTACTATTTCTCTTTATTTCCACTAGTAAAAAGAAAGTCTAATACCTTCGTCAACCAAGAATAGCATTTCTAATTCATCCACGATCACAAATTGATTTATCCCTAAACAATATTTGGCTAATCTTATCATCTAAGTGATATGCTTTGCTAAATCTTTTAGTGAAGTACTACTCGCTAGCTATATTGATTGTAGTGCAAGGTGGCGGCTTCGGCGGGATGAGTGAGACAGATGAGACCTCACATCGACGCGCAAGCGGTTTGGAGGGGCGACTCCTACGGGAATAGCATAACGCCTGAGACTACAGGCTCAGGCTACGCCCGTGGTAAGCGTCCCTGGAATGGAAATCAATTTTGTGCACAGCAAAAAAACAGCATTTTTCTCACAGAGAAAAATGCTGTTTTGGGGTTCTGTCCCAGCCTCGTTGAATTATTAAACTTACGAATTTGATATAGCTTGTAAAGTTGCAAGCTCTTTTGCTGAACAATATACGAAATGTCCAGGGGTTACTTCACGCATCGCTATCTCTTCCCCGTCCTGGTAATTATGAGAAGCTGGATCGTATG carries:
- a CDS encoding putative glycoside hydrolase; the protein is MKKQLRVIASASIAMTILLPGTGKAETTLFSKDFSTKEFSFQAIDETIVSSSKLFVYDSGFTFEYPDAVRGVYVTGHSAGGERFNDLLNLMDNTDLNAMVIDLKDDFGNLTYIPKEDSSLAKYNIGKPYIKDTQAMLKTMEEKKIYPIARIVVFKDTELAETKPEWSFVEGTSVWKNGRGEAFVNPFMQEVWDYNVEIAIEAAKMGFKEIQFDYVRFPEGFEKRENTLKYSMGEYKTSELDFVQRRVSAVTDFVAYAKEKLKPYGAKVSVDIFGYSATLPEAPGIGQNFSKISENVDVISSMIYPSHWTSYFGISKPDLEPYRLVQEYAKVENAKLAELENPPVSRPWLQDFTASYLGAGNYQQYGKEEVEAQIKALNEAGIKEYLLWNAGNKYSKGVDYTP